From a single Mycosarcoma maydis chromosome 2, whole genome shotgun sequence genomic region:
- a CDS encoding 25S rRNA (adenine2142-N1)-methyltransferase, with protein MSRTKKNKPGAAERAAKAAATAIESAATPVADAAPAAATAAKPATTASEAQATTSSKRGKLIRPRGKRGGIKNRKGGASAKSAQVQQSAVKDARKAKGNAAADSKDFTDSNAAPVPPAEHAEKIAKFHTLLKQLEQAKTAADKDEIQAGLDSLGGLAQYQAWSLTGSAKAGQTPTSKWCMEALATVYKHDRDLPKFRVLDVGAITGTAYEKYRWVDATYIDLHPQGDNVQKYSFFEFPVPTDTKQRFNMVALSLVINFVGDVRKRGEMLRHVHKYLPDNQDTPGFCFLVLPLSCLTNSRYMNQSHLRAILSSLGFNVVKQSDSNKLSRWLLQRKPLKERQEAAANNGNAAAASDEWDGTVFKKRDINPGKDRNNFAIVVDPKPEQ; from the coding sequence ATGTCGCGAACAAAGAAAAACAAGCCAGGAGCCGCAGAGCGAGCCGCCAAGGCTGCTGCAACTGCAATCGAGTCCGCTGCCACCCCCGTTGCGGATGCCGCTCCTGCGGCTGCTACAGCCGCCAAGCCAGCTACTACTGCAAGCGAAGCTCAGGCCAcgaccagctcgaagcgaggCAAGCTCATTCGACCACGAGGCAAACGAGGAGGTATCAAGAACCGCAAGGGTGGCGCGTCAGCCAAGTCAGCCCAAGTTCAACAGTCTGCCGTCAAGGATGCGCGAAAGGCGAAAGgcaatgctgctgcggaCAGCAAAGACTTTACCGACTCCAACGCTGCCCCTGTTCCCCCTGCCGAGCATGCCGAGAAGATCGCCAAGTTCCATACTCTTctcaagcagcttgagcaggcTAAGACCGCTgccgacaaggacgagatcCAAGCCGGACTCGACTCTCTCGGCGGCCTCGCGCAGTACCAAGCGTGGTCCTTGACTGGATCGGCCAAAGCCGGTCAGACGCCCACCAGCAAGTGGTGCATGGAAGCTCTCGCTACCGTCTATAAGCACGATCGCGATCTGCCCAAGTTCAGGGTGCTTGATGTTGGCGCTATCACCGGAACTGCCTATGAAAAATATCGTTGGGTCGATGCTACCTACATCGATTTGCATCCGCAAGGTGACAATGTTCAAAAGTACAGCTTCTTTGAATTTCCTGTTCCCACCGACACAAAGCAACGTTTCAACATGGTCGCTCTTAGCTTGGTCATCAACTTTGTCGGCGACGTCAGGAAGAGAGGTGAAATGCTTCGACACGTACACAAGTACCTTCCAGACAACCAAGACACTCCTGGATTctgcttcctcgtcctACCCCTCAGCTGCCTCACCAACTCGAGGTACATGAACCAATCGCATCTGCGAGCCATTCTGAGTTCGCTCGGATTCAATGTGGTCAAGCAATCCGACTCGAACAAACTTTCCAGGTGGCTGCTCCAGAGGAAGCCACTGAAAGAACGCCAAGAGGCGGCTGCAAACAACGGCAAtgccgcagcagcatccgacGAGTGGGACGGCACAGTGTTCAAAAAGCGCGATATCAACCCAGGTAAAGACAGGAATAACTTTGCCATTGTTGTTGATCCCAAACCCGagcagtag
- a CDS encoding uncharacterized protein (related to mitochondrial import receptor subunit TOM20) translates to MKTSQIVLASLSVLGVAGIGYAVYFDHRRRNDPVFRKSLRKESKKTSKADKKQAARRAQQEEGFIQELLQEVRTPGVFPSGVEEREQYFLKYVSLGEQLFAMGSDKYLDAAAAFFRALKVYPQPVELIMIYQKAVPKEVFDTIMRIVSKDIATGGGNEGAEGMSAATLDEVDDDGPSPAAPTEAEADKEDKNNKNDTNDTNDEDDKEVSTSASTTTSSPAKAAAVPATDSGTTSSQEWDTLSATSLNETGLMATPAAPASTSEQSETSSKPEEPQLTSVDTSAAAEAAGPATSSPSKQNISSGWSPAPVFGGATSPRTDKKASLESESEKSA, encoded by the coding sequence ATGAAGACTTCGCAGATCgtgctcgcctcgctctccgTTCTCGGAGTGGCGGGCATCGGATACGCCGTCTACTTTGACCACCGTCGTCGCAACGACCCAGTCTTCCGCAAGAGTTTGCGCAAGGAAAGCAAAAAGACTTCCAAGGCCGACAAGAAGCAGGCTGCTAGACGCGCACAGCAGGAAGAGGGCTTCATCcaagagctgctgcaggaaGTGCGTACACCAGGCGTCTTCCCCTCGGGTGTCGAGGAGCGCGAACAGTACTTCCTCAAGTATGTCTCGCTCGGTGAGCAGCTGTTTGCCATGGGTTCCGATAAGTacctcgatgctgccgctgccttTTTCCGAGCGCTCAAGGTGTACCCGCAACCCGTAGAGTTGATCATGATCTACCAGAAGGCCGTGCCCAAGGAGGTGTTTGATACCATCATGCGCATTGTCAGCAAGGACATTGCTACCGGAGGCGGTAATGAGGGTGCAGAGGGCATGTCAGCTGCGACcctcgacgaggtggatgacGATGGTCCGTCTCCCGCCGCTCCAACTGAGGCTGAAGCTGACAAGGAAGACAAGAACAACAAGAACGACACGAACGACACgaacgacgaggacgacaaGGAAGTTTCTACCTCGgcctccaccaccacctcttcgcccgccaaagcagcagcagtaccTGCTACCGACAGCGGAACCACCTCGAGCCAGGAATGGGACACCCTTTCTGCTACCAGCCTCAACGAAACCGGCCTCATGGCCACCCCCGCCGCTCCTGCCTCCACCTCCGAGCAAAGCGAAACATCCTCCAAACCCGAAGAGCCCCAGCTGACCAGCGTCGACACTTccgccgctgccgaggcCGCCGGCCCTGCGACCTCATCCCCATCCAAGCAAAACATCAGCTCGGGCTGGAGCCCAGCACCCGTGTTTGGAGGCGCTACCAGCCCGCGAACCGACAAGAAGGCTTCGCTTGAGTCCGAGTCTGAAAAGTCGGCCTGA